In a genomic window of Phragmites australis chromosome 14, lpPhrAust1.1, whole genome shotgun sequence:
- the LOC133891154 gene encoding uncharacterized protein LOC133891154, whose product MGFNPPVPQQDSNWEIRVAVQLSLLFQIILIFVGPMRKRSSHPIPRFFVWSCYLLADWVADLALGLLLNNMGNIGGGGNPTSSFGLKRGGGGANAGATAGNNNASSSGPIIFAFWTPFLLLHLGGPDTITAYSLEDNELWLRHLIGLLFELFSASVIFFCSLRGNPVIAATVLMFIVGIIKYGERTYSLYSGSVDGFRANILDPPDPGPNYAKLMTEFDAKEKAGLVVEITIANGMAEEAQKNMAQEETKRLVVTTKKSVEARAYEFFLIFRRLFVNLILSFKERRLSQAFFLQDLEASQAFDVIEVELNFIYDMVYTKAPVAHTRAGWVLRFVCSGCLVSALVIFFLLDKGRAKIERADVGITYALLLGGLALDATALLTLLFSNRVTVFLEQSRQFKWLASLTRAAKRWRPPKRWSGMTSQLNLIGYCLGRTDQYNKDGRWLKVADKLVIAEIVVDIIFVRRVPLAKLKEGEEPSLLKFIFDGLKEAAQNLEGTDGSKNIKEVCNYRGEGIIKVILMDHEEKIKKALGDDKSKVNLKDHEEEEEIKKAVGYDKWKVILESVENRDFDESLLIWHVATDLCLVNDKEGPQTETEATLRPIGETLSEYMLYLLIKQPEMLSATAGIGLLRYRDTCAEAWRFFGSMSKWIHSQEDARKMLLSVNTTEKPSVVKGDRSKSVLFDACILAKELMGLYEELRWKVVTGVWREMLTYAAGKCRGSTHVRQLSRGGELITLVWFLMAHMGLGDMYQIQEGDAKAKLIVIDQ is encoded by the coding sequence ATGGGTTTCAACCCACCGGTGCCGCAGCAGGACAGCAACTGGGAGATCAGGGTGGCGGTGCAGCTCAGCCTCCTCTTCCAGATCATCCTCATCTTCGTCGGCCCCATGCGCAAGCGCTCCTCCCACCCCATTCCCCGCTTCTTTGTCTGGTCCTGCTACCTCCTCGCCGACTGGGTCGCCGACCTcgccctcggcctcctcctcaacaACATGGGCaacatcggcggcggcgggaacCCCACTTCGAGCTTCGGTCTCAagcgcgggggaggcggcgccaACGCCGGTGCCACCGCCGGCAACAACAACGCAAGCAGCAGCGGTCCCATTATCTTCGCCTTCTGGACGCCGTTCCTGCTGCTCCACCTGGGCGGCCCGGACACCATCACCGCCTACTCCCTTGAGGACAACGAGCTGTGGCTCCGCCACCTCATCGGCCTCCTCTTCGAGCTCTTCTCCGCCTCCGTCATCTTCTTCTGCTCCCTGCGCGGCAACCCCGTGATTGCGGCCACCGTCCTCATGTTCATCGTCGGTATCATCAAGTACGGCGAGCGCACCTACTCCCTCTACTCCGGCAGCGTCGACGGCTTCCGCGCCAACATCCTCGACCCCCCGGACCCCGGTCCCAACTACGCCAAGCTCATGACAGAGTTCGACGCCAAGGAGAAGGCCGGCCTGGTCGTCGAGATCACCATCGCCAACGGCATGGCCGAGGAGGCGCAGAAGAATATGGCACAGGAGGAGACCAAACGCCTGGTGGTGACCACCAAAAAGAGCGTGGAAGCGCGGGCGTACGAGTTCTTCCTCATCTTCCGGCGCCTCTTCGTCAACCTCATCCTCAGCTTCAAGGAGCGGCGGTTGAGCCAGGCCTTCTTCCTGCAGGACCTAGAGGCCAGCCAGGCGTTCGATGTGATCGAGGTGGAGCTCAACTTCATCTACGACATGGTGTACACCAAGGCACCCGTCGCCCACACCCGGGCCGGCTGGGTCCTCCGCTTCGTCTGCTCCGGCTGTCTCGTCTCCGCGctcgtcatcttcttcctcctggaCAAGGGTCGCGCCAAGATCGAGCGCGCCGACGTCGGCATCACGTACGCACTGCTGCTGGGCGGGCTGGCGCTCGACGCTACCGCGCTGCTCACGCTCCTGTTCTCTAACCGCGTCACTGTCTTCCTCGAGCAGTCCCGGCAGTTCAAATGGCTCGCGAGTCTGACCCGGGCGGCCAAGCGGTGGCGGCCACCGAAGCGCTGGTCTGGGATGACATCGCAGCTGAACCTCATCGGCTACTGCCTGGGCAGGACGGACCAGTACAACAAAGATGGGCGCTGGCTCAAGGTCGCCGACAAGCTGGTCATCGCGGAGATCGTCGTCGACATCATCTTCGTCCGCCGCGTGCCACTCGCAAAGCTCAAGGAGGGGGAGGAGCCCAGCCTCCTGAAGTTCATATTCGACGGTCTCAAGGAGGCCGCCCAGAATCTGGAAGGCACGGACGGATCCAAGAACATCAAGGAGGTGTGCAACTACCGAGGCGAGGGCATCATCAAGGTGATCCTGATGGACCATGAGGAGAAGATCAAGAAGGCCCTTGGTGACGACAAGTCGAAGGTGAACCTGAAGGaccatgaggaggaggaggagatcaaGAAGGCCGTTGGTTACGACAAGTGGAAGGTGATCCTGGAGAGCGTGGAGAACAGGGACTTCGACGAGTCCCTGCTGATTTGGCACGTCGCCACGGACCTGTGCCTCGTCAACGACAAGGAAGGGCCGCAGACGGAAACCGAAGCGACGTTGCGACCCATCGGCGAGACCTTGTCGGAGTACATGCTGTACCTGCTGATCAAGCAGCCAGAGATGCTGTCGGCGACGGCGGGCATCGGGCTGCTCCGCTACCGGGACACGTGTGCGGAGGCGTGGCGCTTCTTTGGGTCGATGTCCAAGTGGATCCACAGCCAGGAGGACGCGCGGAAGATGCTGCTGAGCGTGAACACGACGGAGAAGCCGTCGGTGGTGAAGGGCGACCGTAGCAAGTCGGTGCTGTTCGACGCGTGCATCCTGGCCAAGGAGCTGATGGGACTGTACGAGGAGCTGAGGTGGAAGGTGGTGACGGGGGTATGGCGTGAGATGCTGACGTACGCGGCGGGCAAGTGCCGGGGGAGCACGCACGTGCGGCAGCTCagccgcggcggcgagctcaTCACCCTCGTCTGGTTCCTCATGGCGCACATGGGCCTCGGCGACATGTACCAGATCCAGGAAGGGGATGCCAAGGCCAAGCTCATCGTCATCGACCAGTAG